The sequence below is a genomic window from Lolium perenne isolate Kyuss_39 chromosome 4, Kyuss_2.0, whole genome shotgun sequence.
tttgaaaaccttggaatgatgagtcattctattgagagattttgaaggtgaatatgactggtgaatgacttggtgaattttaccaaaactgatggttgggttcggatgcgataccattccaattttacaagtacccccacaatacctgaatctgggtaagacttagctggaaacttatgtattttagtatgggttccctctgaacaagcgtcataggggttatgccgaggctgcctccattgaatgtgaaatgacgtgaaatgaggtgaatgtcctacccaagccctgtgcagttcccgggttgacggtttgttttcaccgggaggccaaactcatggggagaggtgcctatactagagtatgtaaattaaaggttaggattggtagttcgcgtactgcgtacgataaatcatggccagttacccctgacgaactattgcaattgttgtggcacaagtgtacttcctctgcagagtttaacctattcgaatagccgcgtccgcggtcatggacagttggaaaggccatactgttccgtcatcagaagttttctaaaaatatgaatggtgacttgtgatttgaattgaaaggtgactttgactttgaatcacaactgagttgtgggaatgacactaatgttcccacttgagtttagcaaatgaagaagttttgactattaaaagtgcttatgaaataaaactggctttctgcaaatgaaactagagcttagaacccccttactatagttgatagtatttaccttagtattagtttgcgagtactttaaagtactcatggctgtgtccctggctattcaaatggccagactatgaagaagagtaccagaacccggaagaaggacagcaggacgtctacaacaactaggatcactcctgacgttaacagttgcctgtggaatagatggactactactacgctattttcgcttccgctatgtgttatgtaatggatcaatggaacttctattattgtaatgagactggatcatgtgatcctttatttgtaagacgattatgtgttgtatgaatgatgtgttgtgatatcaatctattatgtctcgtaaaaacaatattcctgggattgcgaggaatggcataataggcatctggatttaaaaatccgggtgttgacagccgcCCAACTGGCGGACGTAGAGCTAGTTAGCTCAGGTCGCATACTTGGAGTAGTGCTCGAGGAGGAGCTCATTTTCAGAGTCGAACCATGATTCTAGTGGCTCAACGGTGAAGAACGAGTTTCGCCAGAGTTGTGCTCTGTCTGGAACCACCAGTAGCACTCTGGTAAATCCATGACATACGCCGGGAGAGCTTCTAGATCCGGCGGTCAGGGAGATGGATGTCCTTGAGCCGTGCGGCCTCCATGACTGGGACGGCCCGAACCGGAAACCTCTTAAGGTTTAAGTGCTAGTCTTTCGGGAGGTGCATGTTGGGCCACAACACGACTGTGTATGCCTCCTAGAACTATTGTGCAACCTGACTGGGATGTTTAGGTTGTGTTGCTCCTCCTCCCATGTTAGTGCGGTCGTCGTAGGGGTGTGGAAGAAACCACGCTAGTGCCAACCCAACAAGGAGACTGCCTTGTGGTCGATCTTTGTGCGGGAACCCAACCTGTTATGCATCTTTGTGCAAAGGAGAGGAGCGTAGCATCGAGGAGACGGTGGAATGTTCCAAAGAAAGATCACCAAATCCATAGATCTTGATATGCAACCGCCTCAAGAATGACTGTGCACCCTTCCGCATGCCAATGGTATTGCTCCTTCCATGCAAATGGACAATTCTTCCATTCCCAATGCATGCAACCTATGCTTACAAGCATTTTAGGAAATCATCTAGACATGTTGATTGGCAATACTCTACAAACACTTGAACATGTTGCTCTCCAGAACATATACATTGACTCCAGGCAAGTGGACTCGCTCATGCGAATGTTCTCGTCTGCTAGGTCACCGGATACTCCGTACGCGAGCATCCTAGTAGCCGTAGTGCATTTCTTGTAAGAAGTGAAGCCAAGTTTACATGTGCATCATTCTTCAAATTGAAGTAGTCATCATAGTACCTCATGTCATGCAAAATTCTTAGATAAAGCTTTGTTAACATCCGAAAACGTCGCTAGAAACATGGTTCCTTGGAAAAGGGATCGATCCAATGAAAGTAGTCCCGCCAGAGCTTCTCATGGACATCCTATTGATTGTGGTCCCTCGTCGGACCTCACCCCTTGACCGAGCCCCTGAACTTTTGTACATGGTTCTTGTGATCCTGGACGAGAAGGGACACCACCATCAAGATTTCGGTATCAACATCAAACTCATCTGATGATGTGTGGATAACATGGCTTGATAAAAATCATCCAAACTATCCTCCATGATCTATGATAAGGTAAACCCACTATAAGCAATGATTTTTGTGCATGTGCACTGAAAACATGGGACTGGGAGGCATGCACATTACCTTGTCAGCTGACGAGGATATTAGGTTGTGGGCATCATGGACCATGGGGGTAGGCCTCTAGCCTGAAGCCATGCCACTAGACAACAGTGGGGAGAGTCCTGGACGCGCACTGCGTGTTATGTGGCTGAATCGGCCTTTGCCGGTGATGGCGGCCAAGTGTCGGTAGAGGTGATGATAGGGTGGGAGGTGGGGTGGCTAGGAGCATCCGTGTATGTGCCTGGTTGCAGGGCCCGGGGCGGACAAATAATCTCACGACACGGACGCGCTCCTTGTCTGTTGGACCGCAAATCCTCCTCGTTGGGCTGTCTTTGCTCCAAAAAACAGACTTATTTATAGGGCGCGGTGATTTGCGAGTCACACTATTGGGTCTTCCTATTAGACCCCGTGGAGCACAATGAGCACCATATGTCTATTTGTGGGCCAACGTTGGAGATGTCCTAAGCACAAGGCTCCTAGTAATATCCTGAACCAATGAATGCCAAGGTAATTGATCCTACGGCTCAGGCTTGGGCTCAGATTCCACGGCTCAGGTTCACCTACTTTAAGAAATATTTGACCATTTATTTTATCAATAAAATATGGAATATATTTCATAGAAGTTATACCATCGACTTCTGtggcatatatctcatattttgttgaccaaatcaataataaattttcgTTAAAGTATGTGAAGGGCTAATAAGCCGGTACTGAGGAAGTAGAGAAGAACATATTACTGGGTCGAGGTTGTTTGTGTAATCATCAAAGAAAAGCTTCGCCgttttggtggtggtggggggtgcACAAAAAGGgtgaggaagaagacgaccatgGTGGTGACGATTTTAGACAGGCACTAGTATTTTTTCGCACTTTGTGCTCACTCGTGCGCATCTCGGGCGCACTTTCGGATTGGTCACCCATCCTAAAATTGCTCTTGAGCAAGCATGCTCAACCTTGTATTTTTTTTAGAATAAGCTTCCATAAAATAAGTTGTAACTTGGTGATATGAGTATCCTATCAATCCTATTATTAATCCATGTACAAGGATGTCATACTCATCCCCTTATAGAAGACCGACACCCTCATAAATCAACTTCAAGCCAGTAATGTCCCCTCTTATCACACGTCGATGCCTCCAATGCCAGCATATGTCCCACATGCCCGCGCCCAAAACCTACGCACTCTCTGGTAACCGCAAAGTTCGGTTTTGATACGAAATGTATTAGCCCAACCAGCACGGGGTCGGGGATGTTACCCCTCACAACTCACTAGGATCAATAGATTGGCCAAGCATGGGTAACCTCGGTGTCCTCTGGAACGAGCTTCCCAAAAGAGAATTTGCAACTTGCTGGTATAAGTATCCTACCAATCCTATTAAATCCTAGGCCAAGATGCCACTGACCTAGGATGATAAGCGTGCATGCGTCGTGGCTCGCTGACGTGTTACACCTCCTGTAAATTATCCCCAACAAAGCACGAAGAAATCAAGAAAATATGGTTATAGTGAATTCAGCTCTGGTGTGTCGTGAGTCTGGCTCTACCCTGGCGGTGGCAGGCTTAACCATTTTCGCAAGAGAAATATCTAGTCTCTTTATTTTCATAATTCTTCTCATAACTTGAATTTAAATTTAAACAAAAAATCATGATAAAAATTATGGGTGGAAGAttggttctcattaattctaTACTAACAAATATTGTAATGTATATGGTACCATTCTTCCAGTTTCCAAAAGAGTCTTACATATGTTAGACTATTATTGATCAAGATTCTTTTGACAAGAAAACAGAGAGAACTGCAAATACCGGTTTACTAAATGAAGTGTTGTCTATCGACCTAAGGACCAACATGGGTTTGGTGTTCACAACCTTGAGGTAAAGAACACTGCCATGTTGGGTAAATGGTTGGCCAATTTGCTAACCGAAGATGGGGTTTGACTGGCATTACTAAGGAGAAAACATGGCTCAATGACGATCACTTAGATTTGTTGGAAATCTAGAGATTCTTACTTTTGGATTGGCCTTATGGCGGTAAACAAATATTTTTCCCCTTTTGGATCTTTCTCTATTAAGGATGGATCTGAGATTAGGTTATGGGAAAATAAATGGCTAGGAAACGCTACTCTCCGAAAACAATACTAGCTCTGTATAATATTGTTGGACACAGAGGTGAAACTTTAGCTAAGGATATGGAATCCTCCCCGCTGTGTGTGACATTCAGAAGGAACCTTGTTGGGGCCAGACTTGTTAATTGGAATGAACTACTACAACCGTTTAGCTTTCATCTAGTTATCGTCATGGTCTGATGACAACCGTTTGAACCCTAATAGAATGATAAATTCTCTATGGATTCTATTTACAGGGCGCTGATTCAGGCTTTACAACCGGTAGTTAATAATAAGAatgtttggaagatgaagataccataaaAAGAATTTGCATGGTATCTTCATCGTAGGGTTATCCTTACGAAGGATAACCTAGCTGAACATAATTGGGAACGAAGTAAGAAATGGGTCTTCTATCATCATGATGAGACTATAGAACATATATTCTTTCAATGCCATTTTGTGAGGTCTATATAGTCAATCATCCAAATAGGTTCTACCTTGTATTCACCACGTAGCATTGCTAATATTTTCGCAACTGGCTTAATAGGTTGGATCATAGGTTTAAAATACTTACTAGGGTGGCAACACTTGCCGTTATCTGGTCTCTTTggctatttaaaaatgatgttatATTTAATGATAGAAAATCTTGTCTTATACAGGTTATCTACCGGTGCAGTACTTTGCTCCATTCATGATCGTCTCTTCAGCATATAGAGAATCGTAACATCTTTATAGAGGTatctacacggttggaggatacgacGAGAGATTTTATTACCCAATATGGGTGACATCATAATCTCAAAATTGGACCACCATCACCTTAGGCGTCGACGCACCATCATGATGGTCCTTGTATCGAGAATTTTTTATGTTTTCGAACTATGGTTGGTTGAACGGTTGTGTACATCCTAGCTATACAGAGATCGGATGTAATGTTTACAAATTTTAAGCAATAAAGTGTCTTTTATCATAAAAATGATAAGAATTATGGAAGGAGGAAGTAGTAACAACGGCGAAGGAGTAGAAAAAAACCGGATTACCAAGCCGAGTTGGTCGATTCAATCATCCAAGTTAGGCGACGGCCGTTTCGGCTCTGTTCTCCACGCTGGCATTTCACAGTTTGCAAGCGAGGAAGAGCTGGAGACTGCGATGTGATGGCCAGCAACTTGGCGATGCATTGTCTGTTTCTTGACTGCAGCTGCCGCCTGCTGTCTGCTGGATATATTTTTCCTCTTGCCTCGCATTCCACCAatctgaactccgaaggaagacTTGCACCCCGGGTCGTCGGCTCGGCTCGTTGGTGTGGGTACATATTTGCCGCCCTGAATTATTGCCAGCCTGGGCTAAAGCATCTCCAGTTCTCTATCTCCTCTCTTCCTTCTGTCCCACCCCTACAAAGAAAGCAGCGCCAGGATTTATATAACACGGCAGGTCGTCGTCTCCACAGTAGAGGACAGAAGACAGGACAGGATTTGGAGAGGAGCAGCTGACCCCAGCCGGAGAACCGCCCATCCACCATGAGCGACGGCAGTGCTCCTCCTGGAGGTACGTACCCGCTCTGCTATGCTCTTCTCCTTACTCTGGTTCTCTGTGAAAGTTTGGTCAACTCATGTGGAAGAGGTGGATTAGCACCACCATGGGATAATCTGAATCCTAAACCGGGATCTTGTTCGCCAGCCTCAGTTCCATCGAGCCTGCCGGCTAAGTTTGCTAATATGTATGTTGTATAAATCTGGTGCTTGTCTGTTGCTGTAGGCTACTTCATCGGCCGTCCAGCCAACACCGACGAACACAGCgaaccgccgccgcccgccgctgaACCTGCTCCAGCCGTGAACCTACCTAATGGTAAGTGCACGCAACGGCAACGCTGCCTTTGATTGTATGTTACGCTGGGCTGACCCATGATTTTTCTTACTACTAAATCTCTCCGTGTCTTCTCTTGCTCAAACAAGATTACTTCGTCGGCCGCCCGGGGAACCATCAGGCGGAGAAGCCAGCGCCAAAGCCGGAACCCGGCTTCTTGGCCAAATGGTACGACACCTAGTCCATATATCGATCGAGTAGTTTTGGTAGATTTTTCATGTCGTGTAATGTCTAATGCTTTTTTCGCCTTCGTCTCCGATCTGCAGCTTCCCATGCCTCGCCCCCGGCGACAAAGCTATCAGCTAGACCGACGACGAGCCCAGCCGCGGCGCTTCCTGCTCGTGACCGCGGGAGGACTTGATGTGAAATCGGATCGATATGTCTTAATTATGTGTTGCAACTACGAGTTCTCGTCGTCTTTGGAAGCTGCTATTTTTTCTTTCTTCCCAAACATTTGATTCCTCGGATTCATTCGTGTACTGCCGAACAAACTGCATGTTCAATGAAATTGCCATCCATGTCTGTGAAATGATGTTGATTTGTATATGCTGTATAGTGATGTTGACTGCGGACTTATCCCAGTTGTGTGCTCTGGTGTATGAATAGATCGGTTCCATCTATTGGTGAATTGGACAGCTTTGCATCGATTGGACAACTGCCAGTTAATATTATAATAACACGACTTGTTTACGATTCTTCTTTTTAAAATGCCTGATTACCAGCTCAATCATATGGATCTACGCCATCCCCAGCGCATCGATCAGTACTACACATAATGGCAATGGGGCAAATTTTATGTGGCCATTTATATAGGTTGGTCACCTGTTTCATTTTTCCTGGACTCACATCCAGTTCTTTTGGGACTTTTGAGAATTCGATCTTCATCAAACATCTCACAAACTTGTTTCTGCAACTCTTTCCTATTTAAGGATGACAATTTTATCCACGGTACAACTACCCGTGGGTGCAGCGCAATGGTGAACTTCATTAAATGAGGTGCATTGGTGAatttttaaacataaggccaaaggcccagctttaaattaataaagcggtAGTTCGATACAACACACGCCACAAACGGAGACCTCCAAATACAAGTGTTGCCATACAGGAACCCAAGTCTGAAACACATATGAAAGGAAACAGCTAAAGAGTGGCGAGTAGCGGCGCGGAGGAAGTAAACGTCAATCCACCCCGGATGTCGAAGTCATCAGCGTCCTCCGTCCCTGATCCTCGCGTGCAGCCTCCTAACCTCGTCCAGTGCCGCGTCCAGCAGCGGGCGGTCCTTCCGTCTGACCAATACCCTCCAGCTCTGCATGTAGATAGACATTTTGAAGATAGCATCAGCCGGGCTGGAAATCAGGGAGCCTTCAATAGCAAGCTTGTTGCGGATGTTCCAAAGCGCCCAACTCTGGGCAGCGAAGGTGTACCAAGCTATCCTACGAAGTCTACCCGTCAAGCCGTTGGCAATGGCTACAAAGTCCGCAGCCCCTGCTGGGTCCCAAGAGCAGGCAAGGAGATCCCTAATCCCTGCCCACATAAATCTCGCGATGTGACAAGTGAAGAAGATATGATC
It includes:
- the LOC139830531 gene encoding uncharacterized protein, with the protein product MSDGSAPPGGYFIGRPANTDEHSEPPPPAAEPAPAVNLPNDYFVGRPGNHQAEKPAPKPEPGFLAKCFPCLAPGDKAIS